One part of the Sphingopyxis sp. PAMC25046 genome encodes these proteins:
- a CDS encoding membrane dipeptidase: MTSSFPMTRRAALAGAVGVALSAPMVNRGAYAFAAAPAKAYSRRAVDLVASSLVIDMLAPLKITMSPDYVAHRLTDAEAAEFRASGITGFHNAYGLGGPDAKQQALEFLAGWQGFVGRNSHVFTLVDGAVDLDRAKAEKKCAVIMGIQNAEHFEKVEDVALFRRLGLRCAQLTYNSQNRIGSGSTERVDGGVSDYGAAIIAEMEKQKMLVDVSHCGDRTTLDAIEIAKGPIAITHSNARALVDHPRVKTDEAILALAAKGGVMGITGVRMFVRTTDPTNVGHMADHIDHVAKLVGIDHVGIGSDADLHGYDDMQPDEYAALKGSYKGSYAFRDKIDIDGFDHPLKTFDLVEELIRRNYSNDNIRAVLGGNFRRLLAQVWG, translated from the coding sequence ATGACGTCGTCATTCCCGATGACGCGCCGCGCGGCACTCGCGGGCGCGGTCGGGGTCGCTTTGTCCGCGCCGATGGTGAATCGCGGCGCCTATGCCTTCGCGGCGGCCCCGGCGAAGGCCTATTCGCGCCGCGCGGTCGACCTCGTCGCCTCGTCGCTCGTCATCGACATGCTGGCGCCGCTCAAGATCACCATGTCGCCCGACTATGTCGCGCACAGGCTGACCGATGCCGAGGCCGCCGAGTTCCGGGCATCGGGCATCACCGGCTTCCACAACGCCTACGGCCTTGGCGGCCCCGATGCGAAGCAGCAGGCGCTCGAATTTCTTGCCGGGTGGCAGGGTTTCGTCGGGCGCAACAGCCATGTCTTCACGCTCGTCGACGGAGCCGTCGATCTCGACCGCGCCAAGGCGGAAAAGAAATGCGCGGTCATCATGGGCATCCAGAATGCCGAGCATTTCGAAAAGGTCGAGGATGTCGCGCTGTTCCGCCGCCTCGGCCTCCGCTGTGCGCAGCTCACCTACAACAGCCAGAACCGGATCGGGTCGGGCAGCACCGAGCGCGTCGACGGCGGCGTCAGCGATTATGGCGCGGCGATCATCGCCGAGATGGAAAAGCAGAAGATGCTCGTCGATGTCTCGCATTGCGGTGACAGGACGACCTTGGACGCGATCGAGATAGCGAAGGGCCCGATCGCGATCACCCACAGCAATGCCCGCGCGCTCGTCGATCACCCGCGCGTCAAGACCGACGAAGCGATTCTGGCGCTCGCGGCGAAGGGCGGGGTGATGGGCATCACCGGGGTGCGCATGTTCGTGCGGACGACCGACCCGACCAACGTGGGGCATATGGCCGATCATATCGACCATGTCGCGAAGCTCGTCGGCATCGACCATGTCGGGATCGGCTCCGACGCCGACCTCCACGGTTATGACGATATGCAGCCGGACGAATATGCCGCGCTCAAGGGCAGCTACAAGGGCAGCTATGCCTTTCGCGACAAGATCGACATCGACGGTTTCGACCATCCATTGAAGACCTTCGACCTCGTCGAGGAACTCATTCGCCGCAACTATTCGAACGACAACATCCGGGCCGTGCTCGGTGGCAATTTCCGCCGCCTGCTCGCCCAAGTCTGGGGGTAA